The following are from one region of the Scylla paramamosain isolate STU-SP2022 chromosome 23, ASM3559412v1, whole genome shotgun sequence genome:
- the LOC135112359 gene encoding uncharacterized protein LOC135112359 isoform X4 has protein sequence MHICRKVEALRIRFRERDGELWVADMDTPKIDFQVVEGGNVEDVAKITSHSAYSKVEGPLWRARLVVCPPDEPCMLPQVKEAFPYQYHLVIDMHHAVFDALCNMVVSELFFQTLDSMLDGAQLDDRQIGEFRDRSEVRAAEARIRESLQKDPRRLKALLEERYKIMTRVPLITEAFGERKESPPDTNTLRPEILDHKLLQVFNAKCKAHKVTFNSGFLGVMNVALMELVREAGVVRDSYVISTRHPVSTRRYMRGVTSMVWGFHSLPMSMDTVMPWDARNNFWKHVVDIDTNFRERIRKMGPVEQLVLDTMLQPMIKDRGNKTIYDMALTNTYAPTIEAIGNGKHVQISQFHGYSSVNGLEYKMLCGIFGFKNWVQSQLAYSSEYITKEIAAKLFERMITVFNDTAKSLD, from the exons AAAGGTGGAGGCACTGAGGATCCGTTTccgggagagagatggagaactGTGGGTCGCCGACATGGACACACCCAAGATTGACTTTCAG gtggtggagggtggCAACGTAGAGGACGTAGCCAAAATCACGTCGCATTCCGCCTACAGCAAGGTCGAGGGTCCCCTGTGGCGTGCCAGGCTGGTGGTTTGCCCACCTGACGAGCCCTGCATGTTACCTCAAGTCAAGGAGGCCTTCCCGTACCAGTACCACCTGGTTATCGACATGCACCACGCAGTCTTCGACGCCTTGTGTAACATGGTGGTCTCAGAGCTCTTCTTCCAAACCCTGGACAGCATGCTGGACGGGGCACAGCTGGACGATAGACAGATTGGTGAGTTCCGTGATCGGAGTGAGGTCAGGGCAGCAGAGGCCAGGATCAGGGAGTCCTTGCAGAAAGACCCACGCAGGCTGAAGGCACTGCTGGAGGAGCGTTACAAGATAATGACAAGAGTCCCTCTCATCACTGAGGCCtttggggagagaaaggagtctCCTCCAGACACCAACACCTTAAGACCAGAAATCCTGGACCACAAACTCCTGCAGGTGTTCAACGCCAAGTGCAAGGCGCACAAGGTCACCTTCAATTCAGGCTTCCTCGGAGTGATGAACGTGGCGTTGATGGAGCTGGTGCGCGAGGCTGGCGTGGTGCGAGACTCCTACGTGATCTCTACGCGCCATCCCGTTAGCACTCGCCGCTACATGAGAGGCGTGACTTCCATGGTGTGGGGCTTCCACAGCCTGCCCATGAGTATGGACACGGTCATGCCTTGGGACGCCAGGAACAACTTTTGGAAGCACGTCGTGGACATTGACACGAACTTTCGTGAACGCATCAGGAAGATGGGTCCTGTGGAGCAGTTAGTACTGGACACCATGCTGCAGCCGATGATCAAAGACCGTGGAAATAAGACTATATACGACATGGCATTGACCAACACATACGCACCAACGATCGAAGCTATCGGCAATGGGAAGCACGTTCAGATATCTCAATTCCATGGCTACTCTTCTGTTAATGGCCTTGAATACAAAATGTTATGCGGAATCTTTGGATTCAAAAACTGGGTACAGTCACAGTTGGCTTATTCCTCGGAATACATCACGAAGGAGATCGCTGCCAAGTTGTTTGAAAGGATGATCACAGTGTTCAACGACACTGCCAAGTCACTGGATTAG
- the LOC135112358 gene encoding uncharacterized protein LOC135112358 isoform X2 — translation MCLPSPVSMLAAAGCRAVQSWAWAWLPSIASGQRRTAVASVGQQHSRRYSVPTSHRPSETRWRYKADDLVKKKVALVQAGVANNTFGLTLNTARPLSPDLFKEVLMHLYKKVEVLRICFGEKEGSLWVVDMDTPKIDFQVLEGGLLEEIVKTVSQPAYNLFEGPLWRARLVVCPPDEPCMMPQVKYSFPHQYHLALDNHHAVTDGICTMKIIEIIITILDSVLDGAHVDSKQIGEFRDRSEVTSVEVRIRESLEKDPHMLSTLLEERYKIKTSVPLITEIFGKPDEPSPETYTVTPQVIDDKLLQVFSAKCKTHKVTFNSAFVGVINVALMELAHEAGVARDSYIITHRHPVDTRRYMSDVTCMVWGYHVVPMTHTTTMPCNARSTFWENVINFDTNFRDRINTMGPLQERILDTILQERKPDFENTTIHNLNVTNMYSPRIKTSGDGKHVQLTNSCGYLPLPFTHHDYCITGGLTRFREQVQFQVGYYSGFITTENATRLSDKVISVFKDTAKEVDERQ, via the exons ATGTGTCTGCCGTCCCCAGTGAGCATGCTGGCGGCGGCGGGTTGCAGGGCGGTGCAAAGTTGGGCGTGGGCTTGGCTGCCATCCATAGCCAGCGGTCAACGCAGGACGGCGGTAGCCTCCGTGGGTCAGCAACACTCCCGACGCTACTCTGTCCCCACGAGCCACAG ACCGAGCGAGACAAGGTGGAGGTACAAGGCCGACGACCTTGTGAAGAAAAAGGTCGCCTTAGTGCAAGCTGGGGTTGCCAACAACACCTTTGGCTTGACGTTGAACACGGCGCGTCCTCTGTCGCCTGACCTGTTTAAGGAAGTCCTGATGCACCTCTACAA GAAGGTGGAGGTCCTGCGCATCTGTTtcggagagaaagaaggaagcctGTGGGTCGTCGACATGGACACACCCAAGATTGACTTTCAG GTGCTGGAGGGCGGCCTATTAGAGGAAATAGTCAAGACAGTATCACAGCCCGCCTATAACTTATTCGAGGGTCCGCTGTGGCGTGCTCGGCTGGTGGTTTGCCCACCCGATGAGCCCTGCATGATGCCTCAAGTGAAgtattccttccctcaccagtaCCACTTGGCTTTGGACAACCACCACGCAGTCACTGACGGTATATGTACCATGAAGATCATAGAgatcattatcaccatcctGGACAGCGTGCTGGACGGGGCTCACGTAGACAGTAAGCAGATTGGTGAATTTCGTGACCGGAGTGAGGTCACATCTGTAGAGGTCAGAATCAGGGAGTCCTTGGAGAAAGACCCACACATGCTAAGTACACTGTTAGAGGAGCGTTATAAAATAAAGACAAGCGTTCCTCTTATCACCGAGATCTTTGGGAAGCCAGACGAACCCTCTCCTGAAACATATACAGTAACACCACAGGTCATAGACGACAAACTCCTGCAGGTTTTTAGCGCTAAATGCAAGACGCATAAAGTCACCTTCAATTCAGCCTTTGTTGGGGTGATAAATGTGGCGCTGATGGAACTCGCACATGAGGCTGGCGTGGCGCGAGACTCCTACATCATCACCCATCGCCATCCCGTCGACACTCGTCGCTATATGAGTGATGTGACGTGCATGGTGTGGGGCTACCACGTTGTCCCCATGACTCACACCACGACCATGCCTTGTAatgccaggagcaccttttgggaGAATGTCATTAACTTTGATACCAATTTTCGCGACCGCATCAACACGATGGGTCCTCTGCAGGAAAGAATACTGGACACCATACTACAGGAAAGGAAGCCAGACTTTGAAAATACGACTATACACAATCTTAACGTTACTAACATGTACTCTCCGAGGATAAAGACTTCTGGTGATGGGAAACACGTTCAGCTGACTAATTCCTGTGGGTACCTCCCATTGCCCTTCACACACCATGACTACTGCATTACTGGGGGACTGACCAGATTCCGTGAGCAGGTGCAGTTCCAGGTGGGTTACTACTCAGGATTCATCACGACGGAGAATGCTACAAGATTGTCCGACAAGGTGATCAGCGTGTTCAAAGATACCGCCAAGGAGGTGGACGAGAGGCAGTAA
- the LOC135112358 gene encoding uncharacterized protein LOC135112358 isoform X3 encodes MLAAAGCRAVQSWAWAWLPSIASGQRRTAVASVGQQHSRRYSVPTSHRPSETRWRYKADDLVKKKVALVQAGVANNTFGLTLNTARPLSPDLFKEVLMHLYKKVEVLRICFGEKEGSLWVVDMDTPKIDFQVLEGGLLEEIVKTVSQPAYNLFEGPLWRARLVVCPPDEPCMMPQVKYSFPHQYHLALDNHHAVTDGICTMKIIEIIITILDSVLDGAHVDSKQIGEFRDRSEVTSVEVRIRESLEKDPHMLSTLLEERYKIKTSVPLITEIFGKPDEPSPETYTVTPQVIDDKLLQVFSAKCKTHKVTFNSAFVGVINVALMELAHEAGVARDSYIITHRHPVDTRRYMSDVTCMVWGYHVVPMTHTTTMPCNARSTFWENVINFDTNFRDRINTMGPLQERILDTILQERKPDFENTTIHNLNVTNMYSPRIKTSGDGKHVQLTNSCGYLPLPFTHHDYCITGGLTRFREQVQFQVGYYSGFITTENATRLSDKVISVFKDTAKEVDERQ; translated from the exons ATGCTGGCGGCGGCGGGTTGCAGGGCGGTGCAAAGTTGGGCGTGGGCTTGGCTGCCATCCATAGCCAGCGGTCAACGCAGGACGGCGGTAGCCTCCGTGGGTCAGCAACACTCCCGACGCTACTCTGTCCCCACGAGCCACAG ACCGAGCGAGACAAGGTGGAGGTACAAGGCCGACGACCTTGTGAAGAAAAAGGTCGCCTTAGTGCAAGCTGGGGTTGCCAACAACACCTTTGGCTTGACGTTGAACACGGCGCGTCCTCTGTCGCCTGACCTGTTTAAGGAAGTCCTGATGCACCTCTACAA GAAGGTGGAGGTCCTGCGCATCTGTTtcggagagaaagaaggaagcctGTGGGTCGTCGACATGGACACACCCAAGATTGACTTTCAG GTGCTGGAGGGCGGCCTATTAGAGGAAATAGTCAAGACAGTATCACAGCCCGCCTATAACTTATTCGAGGGTCCGCTGTGGCGTGCTCGGCTGGTGGTTTGCCCACCCGATGAGCCCTGCATGATGCCTCAAGTGAAgtattccttccctcaccagtaCCACTTGGCTTTGGACAACCACCACGCAGTCACTGACGGTATATGTACCATGAAGATCATAGAgatcattatcaccatcctGGACAGCGTGCTGGACGGGGCTCACGTAGACAGTAAGCAGATTGGTGAATTTCGTGACCGGAGTGAGGTCACATCTGTAGAGGTCAGAATCAGGGAGTCCTTGGAGAAAGACCCACACATGCTAAGTACACTGTTAGAGGAGCGTTATAAAATAAAGACAAGCGTTCCTCTTATCACCGAGATCTTTGGGAAGCCAGACGAACCCTCTCCTGAAACATATACAGTAACACCACAGGTCATAGACGACAAACTCCTGCAGGTTTTTAGCGCTAAATGCAAGACGCATAAAGTCACCTTCAATTCAGCCTTTGTTGGGGTGATAAATGTGGCGCTGATGGAACTCGCACATGAGGCTGGCGTGGCGCGAGACTCCTACATCATCACCCATCGCCATCCCGTCGACACTCGTCGCTATATGAGTGATGTGACGTGCATGGTGTGGGGCTACCACGTTGTCCCCATGACTCACACCACGACCATGCCTTGTAatgccaggagcaccttttgggaGAATGTCATTAACTTTGATACCAATTTTCGCGACCGCATCAACACGATGGGTCCTCTGCAGGAAAGAATACTGGACACCATACTACAGGAAAGGAAGCCAGACTTTGAAAATACGACTATACACAATCTTAACGTTACTAACATGTACTCTCCGAGGATAAAGACTTCTGGTGATGGGAAACACGTTCAGCTGACTAATTCCTGTGGGTACCTCCCATTGCCCTTCACACACCATGACTACTGCATTACTGGGGGACTGACCAGATTCCGTGAGCAGGTGCAGTTCCAGGTGGGTTACTACTCAGGATTCATCACGACGGAGAATGCTACAAGATTGTCCGACAAGGTGATCAGCGTGTTCAAAGATACCGCCAAGGAGGTGGACGAGAGGCAGTAA
- the LOC135112357 gene encoding uncharacterized protein LOC135112357, translating to MVAQVGCRAVSRWEWAFAAYSYTASGLKRTAVASVGQQYVRRYSVPTSHRQSETRWKYKADDHVMKRFAIVQAGFPSNSFGFTLNTARPVSPEMFEEVLMHLYKKMEVLRVCFREKEGSLWVVDMDTPKIEFQVLEGGILEDIVKAISQPAYNLFEGPLWRARLVVCPPDEPCMMPQVKYSFPHQYHLALDNHHAVTDGICASNIVKIIITILDSVLDGAHVDSKQIGEFRDRSEVKSIEDRIRESLEKDPHMLSTLLEERYKIKTSVPLITEIFGKPDEPSPETYTVTPQVIDDKLLQVFNAKCKTHKVTFNSAFVGVINVALMELAREAGVVRDTYIITHCHPVDTRRYMSDVTSMVWGYHVVHTTHTTTMPCNARSTFWENVINFDTNFRDRINTMGPLQERILDTILQERKPDLENMIINNLMFTNIYSPRVKTFGDGKHVQLTNSCGHVSMSMTHHEFCITGMLTRFREHVRFQVCYYSGFITKENAARISDKVVSIFNDIVKEVDERQ from the exons ATGGTGGCACAGGTCGGTTGCAGAGCGGTGTCTCGTTGGGAGTGGGCTTTTGCAGCTTACTCGTACACAGCCAGCGGTCTCAAAAGGACTGCGGTAGCCTCCGTGGGTCAGCAATATGTCCGCCGCTATTCTGTCCCCACTAGCCACAG GCAGAGCGAGACAAGGTGGAAGTACAAGGCTGACGATCATGTGATGAAAAGGTTCGCTATAGTACAAGCTGGGTTTCCCAGCAACAGCTTTGGCTTCACATTGAACACGGCGCGTCCTGTGTCGCCTGAAATGTTCGAGGAAGTCTTGATGCATCTATACAA GAAGATGGAAGTCCTGCGTGTCTGtttcagagagaaagaaggaagcctGTGGGTCGTCGACATGGACACACCAAAAATTGAATTTCAG GTGCTGGAGGGCGGCATCTTAGAGGACATAGTCAAGGCAATATCACAGCCCGCCTATAACTTATTCGAGGGTCCGCTGTGGCGTGCCCGGCTGGTGGTTTGCCCACCCGATGAGCCCTGCATGATGCCTCAAGTGAAgtattccttccctcaccagtaCCACTTGGCTTTGGACAACCACCACGCAGTCACTGACGGCATATGTGCCTCGAATATCGTAAAgatcattatcaccatcctGGACAGCGTGCTGGACGGGGCTCACGTAGACAGTAAGCAGATTGGTGAATTTCGTGACCGGAGTGAGGTCAAATCTATAGAAGACAGAATCAGGGAGTCCTTGGAGAAAGACCCACACATGCTAAGCACACTGTTAGAGGAGCGTTATAAAATAAAGACAAGCGTTCCTCTTATCACCGAGATCTTTGGGAAGCCAGACGAACCCTCTCCTGAAACATATACAGTAACACCACAGGTCATAGACGACAAACTCCTGCAGGTTTTTAATGCTAAATGCAAGACGCATAAAGTCACCTTCAATTCAGCCTTTGTTGGGGTGATAAATGTGGCGCTGATGGAACTCGCGCGCGAGGCTGGCGTGGTGCGAGACACCTACATCATCACCCATTGCCATCCCGTCGACACTCGTCGCTATATGAGTGATGTGACGTCCATGGTGTGGGGCTACCACGTCGTCCACACGACTCACACCACGACCATGCCTTGTAatgccaggagcaccttttgggaGAATGTCATTAACTTTGATACCAATTTTCGCGACCGCATCAACACCATGGGTCCTCTGCAGGAAAGAATACTGGACACCATACTACAGGAAAGGAAGCCAGACCTTGAAAATATGATTATAAACAATCTCATGTTTACTAACATATACTCTCCTAGGGTAAAGACTTTTGGTGATGGGAAACACGTTCAGCTGACTAATTCCTGTGGGCACGTCTCGATGTCCATGACACACCACGAGTTCTGCATCACTGGGATGCTGACCAGATTCCGTGAGCATGTGCGGTTCCAGGTGTGTTACTACTCAGGATTCATCACGAAGGAGAATGCTGCAAGGATATCCGACAAGGTAGTCAGCATATTCAATGATATCGTCAAAGAGGTGGACGAGAGACAATAA